A region of the Candidatus Eisenbacteria bacterium genome:
CACGGAGGGCGCGGGACGGGGGCCCGCAAGGGGGGACGGCATGGGAGAGCGCTGGATTGCCCATGTCGACATGGACGCCTTCTACGCCGCGATCGAGATCCGGGACGACCCTTCACTCAGGGGAAAGCCTGTCGTCGTGGGGGGATCCTCTGCCCATCGAGGGGTGGTCTCGGCCGCCTCCTACGAGGCCCGCAAGCACGGGATCCACTCGGCCATGCCGATGGCTCGGGCTCAGAGGCTCTGCCCGAAGCTTGTGAGAATCCCAGTAAATATGAGTAAATATAGTCATGAATCCGATATGATCATGACGATATTCCGCCAATTTTCACCCTTAATAGAGCAGCTTTCCCTCGATGAGGCATTCCTCGACTTGACGGGGACCGAGGGAATCTTGGGCCCTCCGCTGGATGCCGGAAGGAAGATCAAGGAGGCGGTAAGCGACGCGACCAGGCTCACGGCATCGGTCGGGATCGCGCCGGTCAAGTTCGTCGCGAAGATCGCTTCCGACCTCGAGAAGCCGGACGGGCTCGTTGTCGTCGGCCAAGGCGAAGTGGAAGCGTTCCTCAGTCCTCTGCCCCTCTCGCGTCTCTGGGGCGTCGGCCCCAAGAGCCTCTCGGTCCTCCGCGGCCTCGGACTCGAGACGGTCGGGGATCTCTCCAGGTATCCGCGGGAAGAGCTGGCGCGGCGCTTCGGCGCCTCGGGCTCGCATCTGCACGATCTCGCCTGCGGTCGGGACGAGCGCTCGGTCGTCCCCGAATGGGAGGCGAAGTCATACAGCCATGAGGAGACGTTCGCATCGGACCAGTCCGACGCGACGTTCCTCAAGGCGGTTCTACTGGACCAGGCCGGCCGCGTCGCCAGGCGGCTGCGCCGGGCCGGCGTCGCGGGGAGAGTGGTCGCCGTGAAGATCCGCTGGGGGGACTTTCGGACGATCACGAGGCAGAGAAAGATGCCCGCGCCGACCGTCCTTGGGGAGAGGATTTACGAGGAGGCCGGTGACCTGTTCGACAGGGCATGGGACGGCCGGCCGATCCGGCTCCTCGGCGTCGGGGTCAGCGGGATCGAGCCTCCCGAGGAGGAGGGCATGCTCTTCCCGCCGCAGCGGCCCGACGCGAGGAAGCTGAAGCTCGAAGAGACGATCGATCGGCTCTCCGAGAAGTTCGGCGCCAAGAAGATCGTTCGCGCCCCGACCCTGCGGCTGGGGGAGGAGTGACCGACCCCGACGCGGGGCGTTCCGCGAGGCATGATGGTCCCCGACGCGCGGCGTCCCGCGAGGCATGACGGTCCCACGACGCATGCCCGGGCCCCTTGACCTGCTTCCCCGCCTCCCCTAGGCTGACCGAAAGGTCAGGGGAGATAGGGATGGGAGTGGGCGGGCAGGTCGCATGTCAGGGCGCGCGGGACCGGATCCTCACGGCCGCGGCCCGACTCCACGCGCTTCGGGGCTACGACGGCACGTCCGTTCGAGAGATCGCGGAGGCCGCGGGCGTCACGAAGCCGCTCATCTACTACTACTTTCCGTCGAAGGAGACGCTCTTCGCGACGCTACTGCACGACGCGGTGGAGTTCGCCCTGAGCGGCGCGCGGGAGATCTTGCTCCAGGAAGGCTCCCCGAGACGCCAGTTCATCGAGCTGATCCGCTCTCAGGTGGCGCTCGCCCGCGAGTTTCCGGAGATCTACGCCTTCGTCCACGAGGCTTTGACCATGCCCGGGCCGCTCCCTCTCGGGTTCGACTACAGGCAGGATGGCCGGCGATTGATCGAGGTGTTCCACCGGGTCGTGGAGGAGGGAAGGCGCGCGGGCGAGTTCCGCGATGTCCCTCCGGAAGTGGTGGTCGCCATGCCGCTCGCCGTCCTGGGGATCTATGTCGCGAAGGTCCTCGCTGGGGAGATCCCCGCGATACCGGAGCGCATGGAGGAGAGTCTGTCCGATCTCGTTCTGCGCGGTGCGGAGGCGCGCGCTTGCCAATGAAGAGACGATCTCCTGGGATTTCCCTCAGTCCGCTGTTGGCGATTCTCCTGGGCATGGCCGCTGTCGGGCCGGCGTCGGCTGAGACCGACACCTTGCGCCTCACTCTCGATCAGGCGGTCGAGCGCGTGCTCGGCCTGGGAGAGGAGATGAAGCTCGCAGACGCGGATCTCGCGAGCGCGAAGGCGCAGTACCTCCAGGCCCGCGCGACGGCGTTGCCTCAGATCTTCGGAAGCGGCACCTACACGCGCCAGATCGAGAGCATCTTCCGGATGGAGGGGGACGGGCCGGGGTTCGATCCGTTCGAGCCCGACACGCTCGCGCCGCTGGAGGACCGCGTGCGGGATCTGGAGCAGGCCCTGCCCGGTTCGGGGCTCGCCGGACTGGCGAGCCTCTTCAGCTCGACAGCCTTCGGAAGCGAGAATAGCTGGGTCGCGTCGGTCGGGGTGACGCAGCGCCTCATTCAGGGAGGATCGATCTGGGGATCGATCGCGGCGGCGGGACACGCGATGAGAGCCGCGCGCGAGATGAAGCAAGACAGGGCCGATGAGCTGACCCTCGCCGGACGGGCCGCCTACCTGGGAGCCCTCCTCGCCGACCGCGGGGTTCGCATAGCAGAGCTATCGCTCGATCAGTCGGAGTCTCATCTTGAGCGGGTGCGGCTCCGGCAGCAGGTGGGAGAGGCGTCCGAGTTCGAGTTGTTGCAGGCCGAGGTGGCCACCGGCAACCAGATCCCGATCGTGAAGATGGCGAAGGCCGCCCGGGAGACCGCCTACCTCGAGTTGCGCCGGTTGGCGAATCTCCCCCGCTTGGCTCCGCTTCGCCTCGAGAGCCCCCTCCTGGATGACGCGGCGGTCCCAACCGATCCGGCCGCCGTCGACACGACCGGGCTCGAGCAGGATGCCCTGAGGACTTCGGGTGTGAAGGCGCTGGACGAAGTCCTCCAGGCGCGCGAGGACGCCGTGCTGGTGGCGAAGAGCGACCTCTGGCCCGACTTGAGCCTCTTCGCGAACTACTCGCGCCAGGCCTACCCCGACGATCTTCTCCCGAAATCGGACGAGTGGGCCAAGGACATCAATGTGGGAG
Encoded here:
- a CDS encoding TolC family protein produces the protein MKRRSPGISLSPLLAILLGMAAVGPASAETDTLRLTLDQAVERVLGLGEEMKLADADLASAKAQYLQARATALPQIFGSGTYTRQIESIFRMEGDGPGFDPFEPDTLAPLEDRVRDLEQALPGSGLAGLASLFSSTAFGSENSWVASVGVTQRLIQGGSIWGSIAAAGHAMRAAREMKQDRADELTLAGRAAYLGALLADRGVRIAELSLDQSESHLERVRLRQQVGEASEFELLQAEVATGNQIPIVKMAKAARETAYLELRRLANLPRLAPLRLESPLLDDAAVPTDPAAVDTTGLEQDALRTSGVKALDEVLQAREDAVLVAKSDLWPDLSLFANYSRQAYPDDLLPKSDEWAKDINVGARAVWNVFDGFRTKGYIQQAKAQRSVARQNLNQVRELIQQSVVQGRLELERSSSDLHARGQTVRLARKAYELAELRYEEGASSLLELNDTRIAYQIAQTNEAQARHDYFLALARLERLSGRPLFTSTVQAVGLSR
- a CDS encoding TetR/AcrR family transcriptional regulator: MGVGGQVACQGARDRILTAAARLHALRGYDGTSVREIAEAAGVTKPLIYYYFPSKETLFATLLHDAVEFALSGAREILLQEGSPRRQFIELIRSQVALAREFPEIYAFVHEALTMPGPLPLGFDYRQDGRRLIEVFHRVVEEGRRAGEFRDVPPEVVVAMPLAVLGIYVAKVLAGEIPAIPERMEESLSDLVLRGAEARACQ
- a CDS encoding DNA polymerase IV; this translates as MGERWIAHVDMDAFYAAIEIRDDPSLRGKPVVVGGSSAHRGVVSAASYEARKHGIHSAMPMARAQRLCPKLVRIPVNMSKYSHESDMIMTIFRQFSPLIEQLSLDEAFLDLTGTEGILGPPLDAGRKIKEAVSDATRLTASVGIAPVKFVAKIASDLEKPDGLVVVGQGEVEAFLSPLPLSRLWGVGPKSLSVLRGLGLETVGDLSRYPREELARRFGASGSHLHDLACGRDERSVVPEWEAKSYSHEETFASDQSDATFLKAVLLDQAGRVARRLRRAGVAGRVVAVKIRWGDFRTITRQRKMPAPTVLGERIYEEAGDLFDRAWDGRPIRLLGVGVSGIEPPEEEGMLFPPQRPDARKLKLEETIDRLSEKFGAKKIVRAPTLRLGEE